One window from the genome of Candidatus Chlorohelix allophototropha encodes:
- the murD gene encoding UDP-N-acetylmuramoyl-L-alanine--D-glutamate ligase, which produces MELKGKRALVMGLGLHDGGLGVTKFLVAQGAEVIVTDLRSPEVLKPTLEKLEGLPIKYVFGEHREEDFRNAELVIRNPAVPLESSYLKMAREAGAQIEMELTLFYKLCRSHKIIGVTGTRGKTTSTVLLGAILKEWRSDTVVAGNLRISALNKLDEIGEDTPVVLEISCWQLEGFGEQGISPSYAAVTNLSPDHLNRYRSMAEYANSKRWIYRNQGKDGVVFLNLNDALVRTFAEDAPGKVGWFALNPLPKDKAGTFLKDEVIIWRDWDGNEEEICSSNTLKLPGAHNLMNSLTATALAKAVGAPTEAIRRGIENFKGVPDRLEFVREINGVRFINDTTSTSPAGVLAALEAMRQSENKDIVLIAGGADKNLQFEGMATAIANPQNRVKAVVLLKGSATPRLQEALAQAGVPEKLLHGPFDDFPAAVKLSAELAKEGGLVLLSPGCASFGLFTHEVERGERFREIVSRL; this is translated from the coding sequence ATGGAACTTAAAGGTAAAAGAGCGCTGGTAATGGGTTTGGGATTGCACGATGGCGGACTAGGGGTCACGAAGTTTTTGGTGGCACAGGGCGCTGAAGTTATCGTTACCGACCTACGAAGCCCTGAAGTGTTAAAGCCCACCCTCGAAAAGCTAGAAGGGTTGCCCATAAAGTATGTATTTGGCGAACACCGCGAAGAAGACTTTCGCAACGCCGAACTAGTCATAAGAAATCCGGCAGTGCCCCTCGAATCTTCTTATTTGAAGATGGCGCGAGAAGCCGGTGCGCAAATTGAAATGGAACTTACGCTCTTTTACAAACTATGTCGCTCACACAAAATTATAGGTGTGACTGGTACAAGAGGTAAAACCACCAGCACTGTATTATTGGGCGCGATTTTGAAAGAATGGCGCAGCGATACAGTAGTCGCGGGTAACTTGCGAATCTCGGCGCTCAACAAACTGGATGAGATCGGGGAAGACACCCCGGTAGTGCTGGAAATCTCGTGTTGGCAACTAGAAGGGTTTGGAGAACAGGGTATCAGTCCGTCATATGCGGCAGTGACCAATTTGTCGCCCGATCACCTGAACCGTTATCGCAGTATGGCAGAGTATGCTAACTCCAAACGCTGGATTTATCGGAATCAGGGTAAAGATGGTGTCGTATTTCTCAACCTGAACGATGCGTTGGTTCGCACCTTTGCCGAAGATGCGCCCGGTAAGGTAGGTTGGTTCGCTCTTAATCCTTTACCTAAAGATAAAGCCGGGACATTTTTGAAGGATGAAGTGATTATCTGGCGCGATTGGGATGGTAACGAGGAAGAAATTTGCTCAAGTAATACCTTGAAACTACCCGGCGCACATAACCTGATGAATTCTCTTACGGCAACTGCTTTGGCAAAAGCGGTAGGCGCGCCTACTGAGGCAATCCGGCGCGGCATTGAGAATTTCAAGGGTGTGCCGGACAGGCTGGAATTTGTAAGAGAAATCAACGGGGTGCGTTTTATTAACGATACTACCAGCACTTCTCCGGCAGGGGTATTGGCAGCATTAGAAGCGATGCGGCAGAGCGAAAACAAGGATATTGTATTGATAGCGGGTGGCGCGGATAAAAATCTTCAATTTGAGGGGATGGCTACTGCCATTGCCAATCCGCAAAACCGGGTTAAAGCGGTAGTGTTGCTTAAGGGGAGTGCAACTCCCCGTTTGCAAGAAGCCTTGGCTCAGGCAGGCGTACCGGAGAAACTGTTACACGGGCCATTCGATGATTTTCCTGCGGCGGTTAAGCTGTCAGCAGAATTGGCAAAAGAGGGAGGTCTAGTGCTACTATCTCCCGGTTGTGCCAGTTTCGGGCTTTTCACACATGAGGTTGAACGTGGTGAGCGATTCCGCGAAATTGTAAGCAGGCTTTAA
- the mraY gene encoding phospho-N-acetylmuramoyl-pentapeptide-transferase, whose amino-acid sequence MNMINDWSSQVGWLLGMQQYEIVGQSNPGKGLETPVMIIGLLLSALAFLVSWAIGKPLLVWLKAKKIGKRIRLEGPESHMVKSGTPTMGGLMIIGSILIVTVIFNLLPTGRLSVLLPIGMLIACGLLGAVDDMLSLVGREGSEVPVPGENRWQRLKREWLARRGLTARFKLAWLLVMSLVAAIILFGPLELQKVYVPFVREPLSLGWVYVPIATIVIAGMANAVNLTDGLDTLAGSTCATAFVAYAIIGFLQEQPQVVLLGFTAAGACLGFLWYNAHPAQVFMGDTGSLTLGALLAILAFQTNQWLLLPLIGGIFILEMASVVLQVFYFKWTDGKRLFKMAPLHHHFEKSGWSETQVTMRFWLFSLVMGMIGVALALL is encoded by the coding sequence ATGAATATGATTAATGATTGGAGTTCGCAGGTAGGCTGGCTTCTCGGTATGCAGCAGTATGAGATAGTAGGTCAAAGTAATCCGGGTAAGGGGCTTGAAACCCCTGTAATGATTATAGGCTTACTGCTGAGTGCGCTGGCATTTTTGGTTTCATGGGCAATCGGCAAGCCCTTGCTGGTATGGCTTAAAGCCAAGAAAATTGGCAAGCGTATCCGGTTGGAAGGACCTGAGTCGCACATGGTAAAGAGCGGAACGCCAACCATGGGCGGTTTGATGATAATTGGCTCAATCCTAATTGTCACGGTGATTTTCAACTTGCTACCTACCGGTAGGCTCTCGGTGTTACTCCCAATCGGAATGTTGATTGCTTGCGGATTGCTTGGTGCAGTTGATGATATGCTCAGCCTAGTTGGACGCGAGGGCAGTGAAGTACCTGTACCGGGTGAAAATCGCTGGCAGCGCCTTAAGCGTGAATGGCTGGCGCGGCGGGGCTTAACGGCTCGGTTTAAATTAGCCTGGCTACTGGTGATGTCTTTGGTAGCGGCAATAATCCTGTTTGGTCCGTTGGAATTGCAAAAAGTATATGTTCCCTTCGTGCGCGAACCGCTATCGCTGGGTTGGGTATATGTACCGATTGCCACCATTGTGATTGCCGGAATGGCAAATGCGGTTAACCTTACCGATGGTCTTGATACTCTCGCCGGTAGCACCTGTGCCACCGCTTTTGTAGCTTACGCTATTATCGGTTTTTTGCAAGAACAGCCGCAGGTGGTATTACTCGGCTTTACCGCAGCGGGGGCTTGTCTGGGCTTTCTATGGTATAACGCCCATCCGGCGCAAGTCTTTATGGGTGATACAGGTTCGTTGACGCTAGGCGCGTTACTGGCGATTCTGGCTTTCCAGACTAACCAATGGCTATTGTTGCCTTTGATAGGTGGGATTTTCATCTTAGAAATGGCATCGGTGGTTTTGCAGGTCTTTTATTTCAAATGGACAGACGGAAAACGCCTGTTCAAAATGGCTCCTCTACACCATCACTTTGAAAAAAGCGGTTGGTCTGAAACTCAGGTAACGATGCGGTTCTGGCTGTTTAGCTTGGTAATGGGGATGATAGGGGTAGCGTTGGCGCTATTGTGA
- a CDS encoding UDP-N-acetylmuramoyl-tripeptide--D-alanyl-D-alanine ligase — translation MKKLLTLPELIRATGGKLYMPLPGLNQSGGNLPDNHLIANYPDISTLTSENPTYSKVVYDSRQVVPGTLFVALSGENTDGHNYIEAAIAAGASTLLVRKNWLATQENLPAVPVVAVEDTLKSFQQLAADWRAQYSTLNVVGITGSVGKTSTKELAVAVLNQRYHVFKSPKSYNNEYSLMPVLLELQEEYQQAVIEMGCGWEFGELTRVCAVAKPHIGVELGVSHSHVGRMGSLENLAKNKAELVQSLPPDGWAVLNGDDPLVKAMASQTQAQVFYYGFDPSFDLWASDIQTNGLEGIAFTANYKGLKYHLRLPLPGRHNVYTALAASAIGLLCGLNWDEIEQGLKDTSAQIRVLVKPGLNGSVIIDDCYNASAVSTVAALDLLADTKTQGRKIAMLGDMLELGYYTEEAHRIVGRRAAQVVDILVVTGESSRFTAEEALKSGLRQEQVIFTETKREATQILRDLLQQNDYLLVKASRGIALEEVIAGLLEGQP, via the coding sequence ATGAAAAAGCTACTCACCTTGCCTGAACTGATACGAGCTACGGGCGGCAAGCTGTATATGCCGCTACCGGGTTTGAATCAATCGGGCGGAAATCTACCCGACAATCATCTCATCGCCAACTATCCTGATATAAGCACGTTAACAAGCGAAAATCCGACCTATTCTAAAGTTGTTTACGATAGCCGACAGGTAGTTCCCGGTACGTTATTTGTAGCGTTATCCGGTGAAAACACCGATGGTCATAATTATATTGAGGCTGCCATTGCAGCGGGTGCTTCTACATTATTAGTGCGAAAGAATTGGCTTGCTACTCAGGAAAATTTGCCAGCAGTACCTGTCGTAGCGGTAGAGGATACGCTCAAATCGTTTCAACAACTGGCTGCCGATTGGCGGGCGCAATATTCTACGCTCAATGTAGTTGGAATTACGGGCAGTGTTGGTAAAACCAGCACCAAAGAACTGGCTGTAGCAGTGCTTAACCAGCGCTACCACGTTTTTAAATCGCCAAAAAGCTATAACAATGAATATAGTTTGATGCCGGTACTACTCGAATTACAAGAGGAATACCAGCAAGCGGTTATTGAAATGGGTTGTGGCTGGGAATTTGGCGAGTTAACTCGCGTTTGTGCTGTTGCAAAACCACATATTGGGGTTGAACTAGGGGTTAGCCATAGCCATGTTGGGCGAATGGGCAGTCTCGAAAACCTTGCCAAAAACAAAGCAGAGTTAGTGCAAAGTTTGCCGCCGGACGGTTGGGCGGTTCTGAATGGGGATGACCCGCTTGTCAAGGCAATGGCAAGTCAAACTCAGGCTCAGGTTTTCTACTACGGTTTTGACCCTTCATTCGACCTGTGGGCGAGTGATATTCAGACCAATGGTTTGGAAGGTATCGCTTTTACCGCTAATTACAAAGGGTTAAAATATCATTTACGGCTACCCTTGCCGGGTCGCCATAATGTGTACACCGCATTAGCCGCTAGTGCAATCGGACTGTTGTGTGGGTTGAATTGGGACGAAATTGAACAAGGTTTGAAAGATACCAGCGCACAGATACGGGTGCTGGTGAAACCCGGTCTTAACGGTTCAGTCATTATTGATGATTGTTACAACGCCAGCGCTGTATCTACGGTAGCTGCGCTAGATTTGCTGGCAGATACTAAAACGCAGGGGCGCAAAATCGCCATGCTAGGCGATATGCTTGAACTGGGCTATTACACCGAGGAGGCGCATCGCATTGTAGGTAGGCGTGCTGCCCAAGTAGTGGATATACTGGTAGTAACAGGGGAATCCTCGCGTTTTACCGCTGAAGAGGCGTTAAAAAGTGGGTTAAGACAAGAACAGGTTATTTTCACAGAAACCAAACGCGAAGCTACTCAAATATTACGGGACCTATTACAACAAAACGACTATTTGCTGGTAAAAGCCTCACGTGGGATAGCTCTTGAAGAGGTGATAGCCGGATTGTTAGAAGGTCAGCCATGA
- a CDS encoding peptidoglycan D,D-transpeptidase FtsI family protein, translating into MSDKLRYRNRTPLRFDFQSPTIDAPELPVPEPELKRKPLPPRRKKWGLSPYTRTRLTAGVVTLVAFALVINLFHWQVDQASTTSGIAKQLHLQTSEITARRGLIYDANNMLLAGNSAVYIVWGVPRDLTEAKLTENLDKLQKLLPNVPRDQIKSALVLNKEGTNTWNTIAKEVDATTAEQIRAAKLDGIYLEPKPRRVYPNGTLLAHILGFTNFEMKGAYGVEGYYNDELSGQPGKILAERDATGNPIALGAQQISPSVEGADLTLTIDSAIQSKVERETLAAMFRWKATAASAIVMNPQTGAILAWVSYPDYDPNNFNKTDTSRFRDPNVSDVYEPGSTFKIFTTAIGIDTGAVTPETNAGTLPGCVIKYGYTVCNYNRVGYDNQTVIKTIQHSSNVGAMWIAEKFGPTKYYNYLHNFGIGATTGIDLSGEVEGIIRWPENKSWTMLDFDMNSFGQAVAVTPVQLVTAVSAVANGGKLVKPYVVSKISRDGKVIEETKPQVVRQIISPESSRTTTEVLVQAVTGGETHLVDVKGYRIAGKTGTAQIALPSGGYSPDMYIGSTVAYAPADNPQFLVLVRLDNINTFGSNTAAPAVQNIVEFLLRYYNIPPTEPVTPANQ; encoded by the coding sequence GTGAGCGATAAGCTTCGCTACCGTAATCGCACACCACTCAGGTTTGACTTCCAGTCGCCAACTATTGATGCGCCGGAATTGCCAGTACCTGAGCCAGAGCTTAAGAGGAAGCCGTTGCCGCCCCGTCGGAAGAAATGGGGTCTTTCTCCCTATACTCGCACGCGACTTACAGCCGGCGTAGTTACACTAGTGGCATTTGCGTTGGTAATTAATCTTTTTCACTGGCAGGTAGATCAAGCCTCAACCACTTCTGGTATCGCCAAACAACTGCATCTTCAGACCAGCGAAATTACCGCTAGACGTGGCTTGATTTATGATGCTAATAATATGTTGTTGGCAGGAAACTCGGCTGTTTATATAGTCTGGGGTGTGCCACGCGACCTTACTGAAGCAAAACTTACTGAGAATCTGGATAAATTACAGAAGCTATTGCCAAATGTACCAAGAGACCAAATAAAATCGGCGCTGGTACTTAATAAAGAAGGCACAAATACTTGGAATACGATTGCTAAAGAAGTAGATGCTACCACTGCTGAGCAAATTCGTGCGGCAAAGTTGGATGGTATTTATTTAGAGCCGAAACCACGCCGAGTCTATCCTAATGGTACATTACTGGCGCATATACTGGGCTTTACTAATTTTGAGATGAAAGGGGCGTATGGGGTTGAGGGTTACTATAATGATGAGTTGAGCGGACAGCCCGGTAAGATTCTGGCAGAACGCGATGCCACCGGTAACCCGATTGCGCTAGGTGCGCAACAGATAAGCCCCTCCGTTGAAGGCGCCGACCTGACCCTGACCATTGATAGCGCCATTCAGAGTAAGGTAGAGCGCGAAACTCTGGCAGCTATGTTCCGCTGGAAAGCAACGGCGGCTAGCGCAATTGTGATGAATCCGCAAACAGGCGCAATTCTAGCGTGGGTAAGTTACCCGGATTATGATCCAAACAATTTCAATAAGACCGATACTTCCCGATTTCGCGATCCGAACGTAAGTGACGTTTACGAACCCGGCAGCACTTTCAAGATATTTACTACCGCTATCGGTATTGATACCGGTGCAGTGACTCCTGAAACCAATGCCGGAACCTTACCGGGTTGCGTGATTAAATACGGATATACCGTTTGTAATTACAACAGGGTTGGATACGACAATCAAACTGTTATCAAAACCATCCAACATTCTAGCAATGTCGGTGCAATGTGGATAGCAGAGAAATTTGGTCCAACCAAATATTATAATTATCTGCACAATTTCGGCATTGGCGCTACTACCGGGATTGATCTCTCCGGTGAGGTTGAAGGGATTATTCGCTGGCCAGAAAATAAAAGCTGGACAATGCTCGATTTCGATATGAATTCCTTTGGACAAGCGGTAGCGGTAACACCAGTTCAACTGGTAACGGCTGTTTCGGCAGTTGCTAATGGTGGCAAATTGGTTAAACCCTACGTGGTTTCCAAAATTTCGCGGGATGGTAAGGTAATCGAAGAGACAAAGCCACAGGTAGTGCGGCAGATAATTTCACCTGAAAGCTCTCGTACCACCACTGAAGTGCTGGTTCAGGCGGTTACAGGTGGCGAAACGCATCTTGTTGATGTTAAAGGATATCGAATCGCTGGCAAGACCGGTACTGCCCAAATTGCGTTGCCTTCCGGTGGTTACAGTCCTGATATGTATATTGGTTCTACCGTTGCCTATGCACCGGCTGATAACCCGCAATTTCTCGTATTGGTGCGATTGGACAATATCAATACTTTTGGTTCCAATACGGCGGCACCGGCGGTTCAAAATATTGTTGAATTCTTGTTGCGATATTACAACATACCACCAACCGAACCGGTGACACCTGCCAACCAGTAA
- the rsmH gene encoding 16S rRNA (cytosine(1402)-N(4))-methyltransferase RsmH — translation MMTQPLGNSPHFSVLWRESLEALNLRAGGRYIDGTLGAGGHAFGILERIAPDGQLLGLDVDSIALEIARKRLEPFSDNAKLVQSNFSGMAQVARELNFSPVQGVLLDLGVSSMQLDNPARGFSFQGDGPLDMRLGETQGDLTAARIVNEWREEDLVKIFFEVGEEPQARRFARAIVETRQHAQFKTTLELAHLLQRVSGGRSVGREKKPIHPATKVFQALRITVNRELENLRSGLDAAMETLEPGGRLVVITFHSLEDRIVKHFIRDAASERENLPGVPVYLAQAKIPTLKIITKKPLEAGTEEQASNRRSRSAKLRIAEKI, via the coding sequence ATGATGACCCAGCCTTTAGGCAACTCTCCTCATTTCTCGGTATTGTGGCGTGAATCGCTGGAGGCTCTGAATCTAAGAGCGGGCGGTCGCTACATAGATGGCACATTGGGCGCAGGTGGTCATGCTTTTGGAATACTGGAGCGAATTGCCCCTGACGGTCAACTTTTAGGACTAGACGTTGATTCAATTGCTTTGGAGATTGCTCGAAAAAGGCTAGAACCTTTCAGTGATAATGCAAAGCTGGTTCAAAGTAATTTTTCCGGGATGGCGCAGGTAGCACGCGAATTAAATTTTTCGCCGGTGCAAGGGGTTTTGCTGGATTTAGGGGTCAGTTCTATGCAACTGGATAACCCCGCTCGCGGATTCTCCTTTCAAGGAGATGGTCCGCTGGATATGCGCCTAGGAGAAACTCAGGGAGATTTGACTGCCGCTCGCATTGTAAATGAATGGCGCGAAGAAGATTTGGTAAAAATCTTTTTCGAGGTCGGAGAAGAGCCGCAAGCGCGCCGCTTTGCCAGAGCAATTGTCGAGACACGCCAACACGCTCAATTTAAAACTACTTTGGAACTGGCGCATTTACTCCAAAGAGTTTCGGGCGGTAGAAGCGTAGGGCGTGAAAAAAAGCCGATTCACCCGGCTACCAAAGTATTTCAGGCATTGCGAATAACTGTTAACCGCGAACTAGAAAATCTCCGTTCAGGACTAGATGCGGCGATGGAAACACTCGAACCGGGTGGAAGACTGGTGGTTATCACATTCCACTCGCTGGAAGATCGTATTGTAAAGCATTTCATTCGAGATGCTGCTAGTGAGAGAGAGAATTTGCCGGGCGTTCCGGTGTATCTGGCGCAAGCCAAAATACCAACGCTCAAAATTATTACGAAAAAGCCGCTGGAAGCTGGAACAGAAGAACAAGCTTCTAATCGGCGTAGCCGTAGCGCAAAACTGCGAATAGCAGAAAAAATATAG
- the mraZ gene encoding division/cell wall cluster transcriptional repressor MraZ: MFFGSYEHNVDIKGRLAVPIKFRNALEAGMFITRSVDKCLALYTDVEFQKLASEYEALPTTDPDARALQRNFFSGASPCEFDKQGRITVPQELRKYAAIEGEDVTVMVIGVNNRIEIWSKERWEHEQEVVEEKGSEMAARMGNLQLV, from the coding sequence GTGTTTTTTGGTAGCTACGAACATAATGTAGATATCAAGGGTCGGCTTGCCGTTCCTATCAAGTTCCGGAATGCACTAGAAGCCGGAATGTTTATTACTCGCTCCGTAGATAAATGCCTCGCACTTTACACCGATGTCGAGTTTCAGAAACTTGCCTCCGAATATGAAGCCCTTCCCACCACCGATCCAGATGCTCGCGCCTTACAGCGCAATTTCTTTTCCGGCGCATCCCCATGCGAGTTTGATAAGCAGGGGCGCATTACTGTTCCGCAGGAATTACGCAAATATGCCGCCATTGAAGGCGAAGATGTAACGGTAATGGTAATAGGCGTGAATAACCGTATCGAAATCTGGAGTAAAGAACGCTGGGAGCATGAGCAGGAAGTGGTCGAAGAGAAAGGCAGCGAAATGGCGGCACGTATGGGCAACCTACAATTGGTGTAA